The following coding sequences lie in one Sphaerochaeta sp. genomic window:
- a CDS encoding galactoside ABC transporter permease: MANNEEIKEKQTVVSVDEDEKIAEYLARLTSLRAEGVNKITEVREQISFLRRNKMLDKATREQDIAKLRGEIATAKQVAASHRTEISQLTREAVAYTNDVGKRYEEAVAAEEKANIQKIKADLAAQLSKIKEDGQKRMEKIQADYQGKTDPQSKKDLKEDLATAKYEIRSSMYDARSRAGSHIDRAKANMYQASVDRVQKNRALRNGKTNYHEDQMLKRKAYAQNFKMQKFLLDNGLYLAILVFFIVCIIIAPMKGYGNLFSLPNILTILEQSSTRMFYALGVAGLILLAGTDLSVGRMVAMGSVITGLILHPGTNIVTFFNKGPWDFTGLPMGLRVAMSLFFSIVLCVAFSAFAGFFSAKLKIHPFISTLATQLIIYGLLFFGTSGTPVGSIDSSIKDKIGGRWIIGQMSNGSLITFPKLIIPAIIACIIAWFIWNKTVFGKNMYAVGGNGEAAAVSGISVFRVTMGVFIMAGVFYGCGAFLEAFRANASAGTGQGFELDAIAACVVGGISFNGGIGKIGGAVIGVIIFTSLTYCLTFLGIDTNLQFVFKGFIIIAAVALDSVKYLKRK, encoded by the coding sequence ATGGCGAACAACGAAGAAATCAAGGAAAAACAGACAGTCGTTTCGGTGGATGAAGATGAAAAAATAGCCGAATACCTTGCGCGGCTCACGTCGCTCCGCGCGGAAGGCGTCAACAAGATCACCGAAGTTCGGGAACAGATTTCCTTTCTGCGGCGGAACAAGATGCTGGACAAGGCGACCCGGGAGCAGGATATTGCAAAGCTCCGTGGGGAGATCGCCACGGCGAAACAGGTCGCAGCGAGCCATCGTACCGAAATATCACAGCTCACCAGGGAAGCGGTCGCCTATACCAATGACGTGGGAAAACGGTACGAAGAGGCGGTGGCTGCCGAGGAAAAGGCGAACATCCAGAAGATCAAGGCGGATCTGGCCGCCCAACTGTCCAAGATCAAGGAAGACGGACAGAAACGCATGGAAAAGATCCAGGCGGATTACCAGGGAAAGACGGATCCCCAATCCAAGAAAGACCTGAAGGAAGATCTCGCCACGGCGAAGTATGAGATCCGCTCTTCGATGTACGATGCCAGAAGCCGCGCAGGATCGCATATTGACCGGGCCAAGGCGAACATGTACCAGGCGAGTGTCGACCGGGTGCAGAAGAACCGCGCGTTGCGCAACGGGAAAACCAACTACCACGAAGACCAGATGCTGAAGCGCAAGGCGTACGCCCAGAACTTCAAGATGCAGAAGTTTCTGTTGGACAATGGGTTGTATCTGGCCATTCTGGTCTTCTTCATCGTCTGTATCATCATCGCCCCGATGAAGGGGTACGGGAACCTGTTCTCGCTTCCCAACATCCTGACGATTCTTGAGCAGTCCTCCACCCGTATGTTCTACGCGTTGGGTGTCGCAGGTTTGATTTTGCTTGCCGGTACCGACCTTTCCGTCGGACGTATGGTCGCCATGGGATCGGTCATCACCGGCCTGATCCTCCACCCGGGTACGAACATCGTCACCTTCTTCAACAAAGGTCCGTGGGATTTCACCGGACTTCCGATGGGGCTCCGTGTCGCCATGTCACTGTTCTTCTCCATCGTCCTCTGTGTGGCGTTCAGCGCTTTCGCCGGGTTCTTCAGCGCAAAACTGAAGATCCACCCGTTCATCTCGACGCTGGCCACCCAGTTGATCATCTACGGTCTGTTGTTCTTCGGAACCAGCGGAACGCCGGTCGGTTCGATCGATTCGTCCATCAAGGACAAGATTGGCGGACGGTGGATCATCGGCCAGATGAGCAATGGTTCGTTGATCACGTTCCCCAAGTTGATCATCCCGGCGATCATCGCCTGTATCATCGCCTGGTTCATCTGGAACAAGACGGTGTTCGGCAAGAACATGTACGCCGTCGGAGGCAACGGAGAGGCGGCGGCCGTCAGCGGCATCAGCGTCTTCCGTGTGACGATGGGGGTGTTCATCATGGCGGGCGTCTTCTACGGATGCGGAGCGTTCCTGGAAGCCTTCCGGGCCAACGCCAGCGCCGGAACGGGACAGGGATTCGAGCTTGACGCCATCGCGGCCTGTGTGGTCGGCGGCATCTCATTCAATGGTGGTATCGGAAAGATCGGCGGCGCGGTGATCGGTGTGATCATCTTCACCAGCCTTACCTACTGCCTGACGTTCCTTGGCATCGACACCAACCTGCAGTTCGTGTTCAAAGGCTTCATCATCATCGCGGCGGTCGCGCTGGATTCAGTGAAGTATCTGAAGAGGAAATAA
- a CDS encoding aminotransferase class I/II-fold pyridoxal phosphate-dependent enzyme has protein sequence MNNPQTDITEILLHQGEDDLPFGAVSPPIFQTSIFCFPSYEKFQDALADEPTHYLYSRGNNPTVNLCEEKIAALEHAERAKLVTSGCAAATCAILSCLQGNDHIICVKDAYDWNRWFINTWLKRFGVTCTFVDGRDSEEFERAIQPNTRLIYLESPTTFTFKLQNLKEVADIAHRHHIKTVIDNTWATPFFQNPIDDGIDMVVHSCSKYIGGNSDIVSGVICGTDQDISHLFKTEFSPLGPTPDPFQAWLIMRNLRTLAIRMPVHYENALAVATFLEGHPAVESVLYPLLPSFPQYELAKTQMRGGSGLFSFRLKTKDIQQVKRFTNRLKLFKRAVSWGGYESLVFPAGVKFPDDKVPEDRIGLVRVHIGIETKELLIQDLAQALDGMNG, from the coding sequence ATGAACAATCCACAGACGGATATCACCGAGATTCTGTTGCATCAAGGAGAGGACGATCTTCCGTTCGGAGCGGTCAGCCCTCCCATTTTCCAGACATCAATCTTCTGTTTTCCTTCCTATGAGAAGTTCCAGGATGCGTTGGCCGATGAACCAACCCACTATCTGTACAGCAGGGGCAACAACCCGACGGTGAATCTCTGCGAGGAGAAGATCGCCGCGTTGGAGCACGCCGAGCGGGCAAAACTGGTCACCAGCGGCTGCGCGGCAGCCACCTGCGCCATCCTCTCATGCCTGCAGGGAAATGACCATATCATTTGCGTCAAGGACGCCTATGACTGGAACCGTTGGTTCATCAACACCTGGCTGAAACGGTTCGGAGTGACCTGTACGTTCGTCGACGGACGTGACAGCGAGGAATTTGAACGGGCCATCCAGCCCAACACCCGACTGATCTATCTGGAAAGCCCGACGACGTTCACCTTCAAGCTGCAGAACCTGAAGGAAGTGGCGGACATCGCCCATCGGCACCACATCAAGACGGTGATCGACAACACCTGGGCGACCCCGTTCTTCCAGAATCCCATCGACGATGGCATCGATATGGTGGTCCACAGCTGTTCCAAGTACATCGGAGGCAATTCCGACATCGTTTCCGGCGTGATCTGCGGGACGGACCAGGACATCTCCCACCTGTTCAAGACGGAGTTTTCTCCTCTGGGACCAACTCCCGATCCCTTCCAGGCGTGGTTGATCATGCGGAATCTCAGGACGCTGGCCATCCGGATGCCGGTACACTATGAGAACGCGCTGGCGGTCGCGACCTTCCTGGAAGGGCATCCCGCCGTGGAGAGCGTGCTGTATCCGCTGTTGCCTTCCTTCCCCCAGTATGAGCTTGCCAAAACCCAGATGCGGGGTGGCAGCGGTCTGTTCTCATTCCGTCTGAAGACGAAGGATATCCAGCAGGTGAAGCGATTCACCAATCGCCTGAAGTTGTTCAAACGGGCGGTGAGCTGGGGTGGATATGAGTCGCTGGTCTTCCCTGCCGGCGTGAAGTTCCCTGATGACAAGGTGCCTGAGGACCGCATCGGTCTGGTGCGGGTCCACATCGGCATCGAAACGAAAGAACTTCTCATCCAGGACCTTGCCCAGGCGTTGGACGGGATGAATGGTTAA
- a CDS encoding ABC transporter ATP-binding protein: MEKKRVSVTLEHVTKRFKDLKGGSEVVAVKDANIVIQPGELVTLLGPSGCGKTTTLRMIGGFELPTEGKIFIGDQDVTMLPPNKRDTATMFQSYGLFPHMTVFDNVAYGLKLRKTPEEEIKSRVEEMLEMVGLGGYGSRAPSKLSGGQQQRVALARSLIVTPSVLLLDEPLSNLDALLREQMRVEIRRIQKQLGITAIYVTHDRIEAMSLSDRVVVMKAGVIRQIGTPSEIYEKPLNRFIAGFVGKVTFFPVTVLGHDGQAWSVRLGGKQVTVISAGENVKVGDEAVLMARPESLRLTDPHTGNIEATVKMNVYLGNTLECYLHTDFGEVLVQVDDPHSKRIYQEGEACSIDFSPDRVRLLNADPQ; the protein is encoded by the coding sequence ATGGAAAAGAAACGCGTATCGGTCACCCTGGAACACGTCACCAAGCGATTCAAAGACCTGAAAGGCGGCAGCGAAGTGGTTGCCGTCAAGGATGCCAACATCGTCATCCAGCCGGGAGAACTGGTCACTCTGCTCGGGCCGTCCGGCTGTGGGAAAACCACCACGCTCCGGATGATCGGAGGGTTTGAGCTCCCCACCGAAGGAAAGATCTTCATCGGCGACCAGGATGTCACCATGCTGCCTCCCAACAAACGGGACACGGCGACGATGTTCCAGAGCTACGGCCTGTTCCCCCACATGACGGTCTTCGACAACGTCGCCTACGGCCTGAAACTGCGCAAGACTCCGGAAGAGGAGATCAAGAGCCGGGTTGAAGAAATGCTGGAGATGGTAGGACTCGGGGGATACGGAAGCAGAGCGCCTTCCAAGCTGTCCGGTGGACAGCAGCAACGGGTCGCCCTTGCCCGCTCGTTGATCGTCACCCCATCCGTCCTGCTGCTGGACGAACCGCTGTCCAACCTGGACGCGCTGCTCCGTGAGCAGATGCGGGTGGAGATCCGCAGGATCCAGAAACAACTGGGCATCACCGCCATCTATGTCACCCATGACCGGATTGAGGCGATGAGCCTTTCCGACCGGGTCGTCGTGATGAAAGCCGGCGTCATCCGGCAGATCGGCACGCCATCGGAAATCTACGAGAAACCCCTCAACCGGTTCATCGCCGGTTTCGTCGGCAAAGTGACCTTCTTCCCCGTCACCGTCCTGGGCCATGACGGCCAGGCATGGTCGGTACGCCTTGGCGGCAAACAGGTGACGGTCATCAGCGCCGGAGAGAACGTCAAGGTGGGAGACGAAGCGGTGTTGATGGCCCGTCCGGAATCCCTCCGGTTGACCGACCCCCACACAGGGAACATCGAGGCGACGGTGAAGATGAATGTCTACTTGGGCAACACGCTGGAGTGCTACCTCCACACCGACTTCGGCGAAGTGCTGGTCCAGGTGGACGACCCCCACTCCAAACGGATCTACCAGGAAGGGGAAGCCTGTTCCATCGATTTCAGTCCTGACCGGGTGCGTCTGCTCAACGCAGATCCCCAGTAG
- a CDS encoding LemA family protein, with protein MVLTIIIVIVVLLLLYGVSIYNKLIRYRNQSEEAAAAIDAHLKQRYDLVPNLVETVKGYATHEKETFSAVIAARNAAMGAKTMEEKDQANQQFSSTLKSLFAVAEAYPELKANANFMDLQKQLQKIEGDLLEARKYYNAVIKHLNTMIEVFPSNIIASMAHFTKFPYLSIEEEAKQNVKVSF; from the coding sequence ATGGTTCTTACCATCATCATCGTCATCGTCGTACTGCTTCTGCTGTACGGTGTAAGTATATACAACAAGCTGATCCGTTACCGAAACCAGAGTGAAGAGGCTGCCGCAGCCATCGACGCCCATCTGAAGCAACGGTACGACCTGGTTCCCAATCTGGTGGAGACGGTCAAAGGATACGCCACCCATGAGAAGGAAACCTTCTCCGCCGTCATCGCGGCACGCAACGCGGCGATGGGCGCCAAGACCATGGAGGAGAAAGACCAGGCCAACCAGCAGTTCTCCTCAACCCTGAAGAGTCTCTTCGCCGTCGCCGAAGCGTATCCCGAACTGAAAGCCAACGCCAACTTCATGGATCTGCAGAAGCAACTGCAGAAGATCGAGGGGGACCTGCTGGAAGCGCGCAAGTACTACAACGCGGTGATCAAGCACCTGAACACGATGATCGAGGTATTCCCTTCCAATATCATCGCTTCGATGGCTCATTTCACCAAGTTCCCATATCTTTCCATCGAGGAAGAAGCGAAACAGAACGTCAAAGTGTCGTTCTGA
- a CDS encoding substrate-binding domain-containing protein: MKKVGIAVLLALSVCGLVFAQGGSEAASTAKVTLNKDKPLVFFNRQPSDPTTGVIDMDTMNWNDKTYYVGFDAAGGGAVQGKLITDYLATAPATIDRNGDGTIGYVLCIGDVGHNDSKARTEGIRKALGTWNGSTDPGKAKEGSVTISGKTYKVVELEGKAMTGTDGSTWNANAATDAMSGWATKFGDKIDLVVSNNDGMAMGCLQASNYPTGVPIFGYDANADAIEAIGAGKLTGTVSQNVDAQATATLQVLRNLLDGLTGSDVYTKGISEPDQYGNKISADMEYRADTKALLAQNSGVNKDNWQDYKAGSRDTGVKQTNAPKKKVLLTIYNSGDNFLSSSYLPALRYYAPLLNLDLNVVQGDGQNESSCLDKFTNLNNYDAYAINMVKTNSGKDYTDKLKY; the protein is encoded by the coding sequence ATGAAAAAAGTTGGGATTGCCGTTTTGTTGGCACTCTCCGTCTGCGGACTGGTGTTCGCGCAGGGCGGTTCTGAAGCAGCCAGCACGGCGAAGGTAACATTGAACAAGGACAAACCGCTGGTATTCTTCAACAGGCAGCCGTCTGACCCGACAACGGGTGTCATTGATATGGACACCATGAACTGGAATGACAAGACCTATTATGTCGGTTTTGACGCAGCTGGCGGCGGTGCCGTACAGGGCAAGTTGATCACCGATTATCTGGCAACCGCTCCCGCGACCATCGACCGCAACGGTGATGGAACGATCGGATACGTGCTGTGCATCGGAGACGTCGGCCACAACGATTCCAAAGCAAGAACGGAAGGCATCCGCAAAGCGCTTGGGACGTGGAATGGCTCCACCGATCCTGGCAAGGCAAAGGAAGGCTCTGTGACGATCAGCGGCAAAACCTACAAAGTCGTCGAGCTGGAAGGCAAGGCGATGACCGGTACCGATGGTTCCACCTGGAACGCCAACGCGGCGACCGACGCGATGAGCGGCTGGGCCACCAAGTTCGGAGACAAGATCGATCTGGTCGTTTCCAACAACGATGGTATGGCAATGGGTTGTCTGCAGGCTTCCAACTATCCGACCGGCGTTCCTATCTTCGGATATGATGCCAACGCGGACGCGATCGAGGCCATCGGCGCCGGAAAACTTACCGGAACCGTATCCCAGAACGTCGACGCCCAGGCAACCGCCACCCTGCAGGTGCTTCGCAATCTGCTTGATGGTCTGACGGGTTCCGATGTGTACACCAAGGGAATCTCCGAGCCGGATCAATACGGCAACAAGATTTCCGCCGACATGGAGTACAGGGCCGACACCAAGGCGTTGCTCGCCCAGAACAGCGGCGTCAACAAAGACAACTGGCAGGATTACAAGGCCGGTTCCCGTGATACGGGAGTCAAACAGACCAACGCCCCGAAGAAGAAAGTATTGCTGACGATCTACAACTCCGGCGATAACTTCCTCTCTTCCTCCTATCTGCCCGCGCTCCGCTACTACGCTCCGCTCCTCAACCTGGATCTGAACGTCGTGCAGGGTGATGGCCAGAACGAGTCAAGCTGCCTTGACAAGTTCACTAACCTGAACAACTACGACGCCTACGCCATCAACATGGTGAAGACGAACTCCGGCAAGGACTATACGGACAAGCTGAAGTACTAA
- the fumC gene encoding class II fumarate hydratase, translating to MEYRIEHDSMGEVKVPKDVYWGAQTERSKENFPIGVGHETMPGEIIRAFAFLKKAAAQANRQLVPQRMTEEKISVISAVCDEILQGKLDDQFPLVVWQTGSGTQSNMNVNEVIANRGNAIVGSKLLHPNDDVNMSQSSNDTFPTAMHISAVLAIQDNLLPALHALVATMRRLEQENQDVVKSGRTHLQDATPITFAQEISGWRASLEQDAKMLAALLPSLSQLALGGTAVGTGLNAPKGFDVLVAQQVSALTGKRFVTAANKFHALTSKDELVSAHGVVKALACDLMKIANDVRWLASGPRNGLGEIHIPENEPGSSIMPGKVNPTQCEAVTMVSVQVMGNDAAISFAASQGNFELNVFMPVLAYNFLQSVRLLSDVIRSFDARCVSGITADRQKMHDNLYGSLMLVTALNPYIGYENAAKTAQLAYREHISLKEACVRLGFLTADAFDRVFRPEAMV from the coding sequence ATGGAATACCGGATCGAACATGACTCGATGGGTGAGGTGAAGGTTCCCAAAGACGTGTACTGGGGAGCCCAGACGGAGCGGAGCAAGGAAAACTTTCCCATTGGCGTGGGGCATGAGACGATGCCTGGGGAGATCATCAGGGCGTTCGCTTTCCTGAAGAAGGCCGCCGCCCAGGCAAACCGCCAATTGGTACCCCAGCGGATGACGGAAGAGAAGATCAGCGTCATCAGCGCGGTCTGCGACGAAATCCTCCAGGGAAAACTGGATGACCAGTTCCCGCTTGTCGTCTGGCAGACGGGCAGCGGAACCCAGTCCAACATGAACGTCAACGAGGTGATCGCCAATCGGGGCAATGCGATCGTCGGGTCGAAGCTCCTCCATCCCAACGATGACGTCAACATGAGCCAATCCTCCAACGATACGTTCCCCACGGCGATGCACATCAGCGCCGTTCTTGCCATCCAGGACAATCTGTTGCCCGCTCTCCATGCGTTGGTGGCGACGATGCGGCGTCTGGAACAGGAAAACCAAGATGTGGTGAAAAGCGGGCGGACCCATCTGCAGGACGCAACCCCCATCACGTTCGCCCAGGAGATCAGCGGGTGGCGCGCTTCGTTGGAACAGGATGCGAAGATGCTTGCAGCATTGCTGCCATCCCTCTCCCAGCTGGCGCTGGGGGGCACGGCGGTGGGCACCGGACTGAACGCCCCCAAAGGGTTTGACGTGCTGGTCGCCCAGCAGGTCAGCGCTTTGACGGGCAAGCGGTTTGTCACCGCTGCCAACAAATTCCACGCGCTGACCAGCAAGGATGAGTTGGTCTCGGCCCATGGGGTGGTCAAGGCGCTTGCCTGTGACCTGATGAAGATCGCCAACGACGTGCGCTGGCTTGCCAGCGGACCGCGCAACGGACTGGGGGAGATCCATATTCCGGAGAACGAACCGGGCTCGTCCATCATGCCGGGGAAGGTCAATCCCACCCAGTGCGAGGCGGTCACCATGGTCTCCGTGCAGGTGATGGGCAATGACGCCGCCATCTCGTTCGCGGCAAGCCAAGGGAACTTCGAGCTGAACGTATTCATGCCGGTGCTGGCGTACAACTTCCTGCAGTCCGTCCGTCTCCTGTCCGATGTGATCCGCTCGTTTGATGCACGGTGCGTCAGCGGCATCACGGCGGACAGGCAGAAGATGCACGACAACCTGTACGGCTCATTGATGCTGGTCACCGCGCTGAATCCGTACATCGGATACGAGAACGCCGCCAAGACGGCACAGCTTGCCTATCGGGAGCATATCAGTCTGAAAGAGGCGTGCGTCCGATTGGGGTTCCTGACGGCGGATGCCTTCGACCGGGTGTTCAGGCCGGAGGCGATGGTCTGA
- a CDS encoding DUF1275 domain-containing protein, translated as MKQSVQMSEAFSTAIFLTLSGGFQDAYTYLTRNKVFANAQTGNIVLFSQNIVEGNWSTALRYIIPLCSFILGVYIAESLRHHFQEMKRIHWRQLVLLLEIVILFSVGFLSQEYNALANALVSFVCAMQVQTFRKVKGNAYATTMCIGNLRSGTDKLYAYHRTKDKAELASAGQYFAIIGLFALGAGLGGKMTDLFHEQAIWISCILLFVSFLMMFAKTEAEQH; from the coding sequence ATGAAACAGAGCGTGCAGATGTCCGAGGCCTTCTCCACGGCAATCTTCCTGACCCTCTCCGGAGGATTCCAGGACGCCTACACCTATCTGACCCGGAACAAGGTGTTCGCCAACGCCCAGACGGGCAACATCGTGCTGTTTTCCCAAAACATTGTCGAAGGGAACTGGAGTACGGCCCTCCGGTACATCATCCCGCTCTGCTCGTTCATTCTGGGCGTCTACATCGCAGAATCCCTGCGCCATCACTTCCAAGAGATGAAACGAATCCATTGGCGGCAACTGGTGTTGCTCCTAGAGATCGTCATCCTGTTCTCCGTAGGGTTCCTTTCCCAGGAGTACAACGCCCTGGCAAACGCACTGGTCTCCTTCGTCTGCGCCATGCAGGTACAGACGTTCCGGAAGGTCAAAGGCAACGCCTATGCCACCACGATGTGCATCGGGAACCTCCGTAGCGGCACGGACAAGCTGTATGCCTATCATCGGACCAAGGATAAGGCGGAACTGGCCTCCGCTGGTCAGTACTTCGCCATCATCGGGCTGTTCGCCCTCGGCGCCGGCCTGGGAGGCAAAATGACCGACCTGTTCCACGAGCAGGCCATCTGGATCTCCTGCATTCTGCTGTTCGTCAGCTTCCTGATGATGTTCGCCAAGACGGAAGCGGAGCAGCATTAA
- a CDS encoding sugar ABC transporter ATP-binding protein, translating into MDDNVLEIRNLSKAFAKNKVLDGISLSVRRGTVCGLMGENGAGKSTMMKCLFGIYSKDEGQILLDGKLVDFKNPKEALENGVAMVHQELNQCLDRTVVDNLFLGRYPTHYGVVDEAKMFKVATNLFASLKMNVNPKMVMRQMSVSQRQMVEIAKAVSYNAKLIVLDEPTSSLTEREVKKLFSIVDSLRKKGVSFVYISHKMDEVFQICDDVAVLRDGKMIMKKAVKDTNMNELISAMVGRSLDKRFPDVDNQPGRPYFEVHDLTTKYDPILEHISFTVRKGEIFGLYGLVGAGRSELLESLFGIRTLASGEVILDGKKLHFFNSKQAMDYNFALITEERKLNGMFGKGTIEFNTTITNLERYKSFSILSNKKLADAANREVKRMNTKCVSTEELITSLSGGNQQKVIIGKWMEREPDIFLMDEPTRGIDVGAKYEIYQLIIQMAKEGKTVIVVSSEMPEILGITNRIAVMSNHRLAGIVNTKETNQEELLRLSAKYL; encoded by the coding sequence ATGGACGATAATGTGCTTGAGATAAGGAACTTGTCGAAAGCATTCGCAAAGAACAAGGTTCTGGACGGCATCTCGCTTTCAGTGCGCAGGGGAACGGTCTGCGGGCTGATGGGTGAGAACGGTGCCGGAAAATCCACCATGATGAAGTGTTTGTTCGGCATCTACAGCAAGGATGAAGGGCAGATTCTGCTGGATGGGAAGCTGGTGGATTTCAAGAATCCGAAGGAAGCTTTGGAAAACGGTGTCGCCATGGTGCATCAGGAATTGAACCAGTGCCTGGATCGGACGGTGGTGGACAACCTGTTCCTCGGCCGTTATCCGACGCACTATGGCGTGGTGGATGAGGCGAAGATGTTCAAGGTGGCCACCAATCTGTTCGCCTCGCTGAAGATGAACGTCAACCCCAAGATGGTGATGCGCCAGATGTCCGTTTCCCAGCGTCAGATGGTGGAGATCGCCAAAGCGGTCTCGTACAACGCCAAGCTGATCGTTCTGGACGAGCCGACCTCTTCGTTGACGGAACGGGAAGTGAAGAAACTGTTCTCCATCGTGGACAGCCTGCGCAAGAAAGGCGTCTCGTTCGTCTACATTTCCCACAAGATGGATGAGGTGTTCCAGATCTGCGACGATGTGGCGGTGCTTCGTGATGGCAAGATGATCATGAAGAAGGCCGTCAAGGACACCAACATGAACGAGTTGATCAGCGCCATGGTCGGCCGTTCCCTGGACAAACGGTTCCCCGATGTGGACAACCAGCCGGGAAGGCCGTATTTCGAGGTGCATGACCTGACCACCAAGTATGACCCGATTCTGGAGCATATCTCCTTTACCGTCCGAAAAGGGGAGATCTTCGGGTTGTACGGACTTGTCGGCGCGGGGCGCAGCGAACTGTTGGAATCACTGTTCGGCATTCGGACCCTGGCATCCGGGGAAGTCATCCTGGATGGAAAGAAACTGCATTTCTTCAACAGCAAACAAGCGATGGACTACAACTTTGCCCTGATCACCGAGGAGCGCAAGCTCAACGGGATGTTCGGCAAGGGAACCATTGAATTCAATACGACGATCACCAACCTGGAGCGGTACAAGAGCTTCAGCATCCTGTCCAACAAGAAGCTTGCCGATGCGGCCAACCGGGAAGTGAAGCGGATGAACACCAAGTGTGTCTCCACTGAGGAGTTGATCACCTCCCTCTCCGGCGGAAACCAGCAGAAGGTGATCATCGGCAAGTGGATGGAACGGGAGCCGGACATCTTTTTGATGGACGAGCCCACCCGTGGCATTGATGTCGGCGCGAAGTATGAGATCTACCAGTTGATCATCCAGATGGCCAAGGAAGGAAAGACGGTCATCGTGGTCTCCAGTGAGATGCCGGAGATTCTGGGGATCACCAACAGGATCGCCGTGATGTCCAACCATCGGTTGGCCGGCATCGTGAATACCAAGGAAACAAACCAGGAAGAGTTGCTTCGGCTCTCTGCCAAGTATCTGTAA
- a CDS encoding DUF362 domain-containing protein encodes MQEDEITMIYGDDPKQMTDTLLGAIHVERLIPDQGMRVILKPNLVVPATADGGATTHPEIVVSLIEYLQAHGFSNLLIAESAWVGARTDEGFDVNGYREISRKYQVPLLDVKQDAYQTVQSQGITMQISKTVMEPSFLISLPVLKGHCQTRMTCALKNMKGCLSDRSKRMFHSLGLMKPIAALNAARHADLVIVDSICGDLDFEEGGNPVQTGRMFAARDSVLCDAFGASLLGFSVSDIPYIKLAEAYGVGSADLSRLHLTELNHPKTEITARPSGAVAPLARHTCPKDACSACYGNLIHALKRMDEDGKDLPDAVCIGQGYRGVTDSGKTGVGSCTRGLGKSLPGCPPTAKAMVDFLS; translated from the coding sequence ATGCAGGAAGATGAGATCACCATGATCTATGGAGACGACCCGAAGCAGATGACCGACACGCTGCTTGGAGCCATCCATGTGGAACGGCTGATACCCGATCAGGGAATGCGGGTGATTCTCAAACCCAACCTGGTTGTCCCGGCCACCGCCGATGGCGGAGCGACGACCCATCCCGAGATCGTCGTCTCTTTGATCGAATACCTCCAGGCCCATGGATTCTCCAACCTTTTGATCGCCGAAAGCGCCTGGGTCGGCGCGCGTACCGACGAAGGGTTTGACGTCAACGGCTACCGGGAGATCAGCAGGAAGTACCAGGTTCCACTGCTGGATGTCAAACAGGACGCCTACCAGACGGTGCAAAGCCAGGGCATCACCATGCAAATCAGCAAAACGGTGATGGAACCTTCGTTCCTGATCAGTCTTCCCGTGCTGAAAGGCCACTGCCAGACGCGGATGACCTGTGCGTTGAAGAACATGAAAGGATGCCTTTCCGACCGGAGCAAACGGATGTTCCATTCCCTCGGCCTGATGAAGCCGATCGCTGCGCTCAACGCAGCCCGTCATGCCGACCTGGTCATCGTGGACAGCATCTGCGGAGACCTGGATTTTGAGGAAGGAGGAAACCCCGTGCAGACCGGACGGATGTTCGCAGCCCGGGACAGCGTGCTGTGCGACGCCTTCGGCGCATCGCTTCTGGGCTTCTCCGTCAGTGACATCCCGTACATCAAACTGGCGGAAGCGTATGGGGTTGGTTCCGCAGATCTTTCCCGCCTCCATCTTACCGAACTGAACCATCCAAAGACGGAGATCACCGCCCGACCCAGCGGGGCCGTCGCGCCTCTGGCCCGCCACACCTGCCCGAAGGACGCCTGCTCCGCCTGTTACGGAAATTTGATCCATGCCCTGAAGCGCATGGATGAAGATGGAAAAGATCTTCCCGATGCAGTATGCATCGGACAAGGATACCGGGGCGTCACCGATTCCGGGAAAACCGGAGTCGGCTCCTGTACCCGGGGATTGGGGAAATCGCTTCCCGGCTGTCCTCCGACGGCAAAGGCGATGGTGGATTTCCTCTCATGA